The following coding sequences are from one Solea solea chromosome 4, fSolSol10.1, whole genome shotgun sequence window:
- the specc1 gene encoding cytospin-B isoform X2: MGNQPGRQEETESGVQAAKKSGIPAPREIPSTITRDRISLKDQLRSSSTKRMVSSTSTSSLSNLSKTRSLTKSRGDAEGQEKGLLECQVKELLAEAKAKDLEISNLRMELQRCKDKASSASSSPSSHSVSRQETAVDREQEQVMEALVLVGELREKNGKFQRELAALREENQVLKEKLLCLEASPLSSTSPSSPSKPLVNGLPSDSNSSASQQDSPPPTASPLKTSVSSSSDITKDSPSPDSSEFEKIPSCSESVSSGVSGEMVAAAPITNAQGREVQSLTEQIHKMEESHHSTAEELQATLQELADQQQVVQELTAENERLAEEKRLLQTSLQQQRERVEVLAQKNEALAVRLQEQAQSQAKREEELGGQGPRLAELEQRYSELVESSHFEREKLVDIQQQLTGSLRVLEEEHQEAQGQVRCLREEVDRLQAQLDRELEVVGQAAQVAEEQKVTAECLRLENSRLKAQVDIERQKVGELKAMQSASDSTELQSLLKTAHTERDRLEMELTELRQELLKAQADTEHVQASMSKVEAKCQQIQEWAERREQEFSSQLTSLEDAAIQAEKHVKELKETIFELEDQVEQQRAINCHTNQAVLDMENLAKKLEEQKTEAERQLKVLNRQMKDEKEEWRRFQADLQTAVVVANDIKVEAQQELRTLRRQLQEEQDRSSKLSADLEALQGVRSQGDEVRASDSDTNRHWCGISMIPTTPTDAIGDADSEPGATVKSLIKSFDTVGQNGPGHTVQMHSSPRSPLSGIPVRTAPAAAVSPVQRHSYIRPLSKTLEKRINQGEFSRPHDKSCGEDIKPNSLMRKSPSLESVIKTPISLGGRTASFSFNRGNSKLSVERKDPLAALAREYGGSKRNALLKWCQKKTEGYPNIDVTNFSSSWSDGLAFCALLHTYLPAHIPYQELISQDKVRNLTLAFQAAESIGIKPSLDIEELMKTDRPDWQSVMQYVSQIYKYFET; this comes from the exons GTGTTCAAGCAGCCAAGAAGTCTGGTATTCCAGCCCCTAGAGAAATCCCTTCCACCATAACAAGAGACCGCATCTCTCTGAAGGACCAGCTGCGGAGCTCCTCCACAAAGAGAATGGTTTCTAGCACCAGTACTTCCAGCCTCTCTAACCTGTCAAAGACGCGTTCTTTAACTAAGTCCCGTGGAGATGCGGAGGGCCAGGAAAAGGGCCTTCTAGAGTGCCAGGTGAAGGAGCTGCTGGCTGAGGCTAAGGCTAAAGACTTGGAAATCAGCAATCTCAGGATGGAGTTACAGCGCTGCAAAGATAAAgcctcctctgcttcctcttcGCCCtcgtctcactctgtctcacgCCAAGAAACTGCTGTTGATCGAGAGCAGGAACAGGTGATGGAGGCACTTGTTCTAGTTGGGGAGCTGAGGGAGAAAAACGGGAAGTTTCAGAGAGAGTTGGCGGCACTCAGAGAGGAGAACCAGGTGCTGAAGGAAAAGCTGCTTTGCTTGGAGGCTTCTCCACTCTCTAGTACAAGCCCAAGCTCTCCCTCTAAACCCTTGGTGAATGGCCTGCCCTCAGACTCCAACTCCTCAGCTTCACAACAAGACAGCCCCCCTCCTACTGCCAGCCCACTCAAAACCTCTGTTTCCTCCAGCTCTGATATCACCAAGGACTCACCATCACCTGACTCCTCCGAGTTTGAGAAGATTCCGTCATGTTCAGAATCAGTGAGCAGTGGCGTAAGCGGTGAAATGGTTGCAGCAGCGCCCATTACCAATGCACAGGGACGGGAAGTGCAGAGCCTAACTGAACAGATTCACAAGATGGAGGAAAGCCACCACAGTACAGCAGAGGAGCTGCAGGCAACATTGCAGGAGCTGGCCGACCAGCAGCAGGTGGTACAGGAGCTGACGGCTGAAAACGAGCGTCTGGCTGAGGAAAAGCGTCTCTTGCAGACTTCACTCCAACAGCAAAGGGAACGCGTGGAGGTGCTTGCCCAGAAGAATGAGGCGCTGGCTGTGCGACTCCAGGAGCAAGCCCAATCTCAGGccaagagggaggaggagctgggCGGCCAAGGGCCCAGGCTGGCTGAGCTGGAGCAGAGGTATTCTGAACTGGTGGAGAGCTCACACTTCGAACGGGAGAAACTGGTGGACATCCAGCAGCAACTGACCGGCAGCCTGCGAGTTCTGGAGGAGGAGCACCAGGAGGCCCAGGGCCAGGTGCGCTGCCTCAGAGAGGAGGTGGACAGATTGCAAGCCCAGTTGGACAGGGAGCTGGAAGTTGTAGGTCAGGCAGCACAGGTTGCAGAGGAGCAGAAGGTAACAGCAGAATGTCTCCGATTGGAAAACAGCAGACTGAAGGCACAGGTGGACATTGAGAGACAAAAGGTAGGTGAGCTGAAGGCCATGCAAAGTGCCAGTGACAGCACGGAGCTGCAGAGCCTGCTGAAGACAGCCCACACTGAGAGAGACAGGCTGGAAATGGAGCTGACAGAGCTGAGACAGGAGCTGCTAAAGGCCCAGGCTGATACTGAACATGTGCAAGCCTCAATGTCCAAG GTGGAGGCCAAATGCCAGCAAATTCAGGAGTGGgctgagaggagagagcaggagttCAGCAGCCAGCTGACTTCCCTGGAAGATGCTGCGATCCAGGCTGAGAAGCACGTGAAGGAGCTGAAGGAGACCATCTTTGAACTGGAGGACCAGGTGGAGCAGCAGAGGGCCATTAACTGTCACACCAACCAAGCTGTCCTGGACATGGAGA ATCTCGCTAAAAAGCTGGAGGAGCAGAAAACTGAAGCAGAGAGACAGCTGAAAGTCTTGAATAGACAGATGAAG GACGAGAAAGAGGAGTGGCGCCGCTTCCAGGCAGACCTCCAGACGGCAGTAGTGGTGGCCAATGACATCAAGGTGGAGGCTCAGCAGGAGCTGCGCACCCTCCGCAggcagctgcaggaggagcaggatcGCAGCTCAAAGCTTTCTGCCGACCTAGAAGCCCTGCAGGGAGTCAG GTCCCAAGGTGACGAGGTGAGGGCGTCCGACTCTGACACCAACCGCCACTGGTGTGGTATCTCCATGATCCCGACCACGCCCACCGATGCCATTGGAGATGCCGACTCAGAGCCCGGAGCTACTGTCAAATCCCTCATTAAGTCCTTTGATACAGTTGGACAGA ATGGACCCGGTCACACAGTTCAAATGCATTCCTCACCAAGAAGCCCGCTGAGTGGAATTCCAGTCCGCACCGCCCCTGCTGCTGCCGTCTCTCCTGTCCAG AGACACTCGTACATACGGCCACTGTCAAAGACTTTGGAAAAAAGAATCAATCAGGGGGAATTCTCTCGTCCTCACG ATAAGAGCTGTGGTGAAGACATAAAACCCAACAGCCTTATGAGGAAGAGTCCTTCCCTGGAATCTGTTATTAAAACTCCCATCTCCCTCGGCGGCCGCACGGCGTCCTTCAGCTTCAACCGTGGCAACAGCAAACTCAG TGTGGAAAGAAAGGACCCCTTGGCTGCTCTGGCGCGGGAGTATGGAGGATCTAAGCGGAACGCTCTACTGAAGTGGTGCCAGAAGAAAACAGAAGGCTATCCG AATATCGACGTGACcaacttcagcagcagctggagcgACGGCTTGGCTTTCTGTGCCCTCCTGCACACGTATCTTCCTGCCCACATCCCATACCAGGAACTCATCAGTCAAGACAAG